One Gordonia sp. SID5947 genomic region harbors:
- the recO gene encoding DNA repair protein RecO, whose protein sequence is MRFYRDEAVVLRQHKLGEADRIITLLTQDHGLVRAVAKGVRRTRSKFGARLEPFAHVDVHLYPGRNLDVVTQVHTLHAFADAIVADYGRYTTACAVLETAERLAGEERAPAAQLHRLTVGALEALAGHRRANQLILDAYLLRAMHCAGWMPTLDVCARCAQPGPHRAFHVAAGGAVCIHCRPPGSATPSPGVLDLMDALFRGQWEHTAEASSSMQRQASGLTAAHLQWHLERQLRTLPLIEREAPHRLVDTA, encoded by the coding sequence GTGAGGTTCTATCGGGATGAGGCCGTGGTGCTTCGCCAGCACAAGCTGGGCGAGGCCGATCGCATCATCACGCTGCTCACACAGGACCACGGCCTGGTACGTGCCGTGGCCAAGGGAGTCCGCCGGACCCGATCGAAATTCGGCGCTCGGCTCGAACCCTTCGCCCATGTCGACGTGCATCTCTACCCCGGTCGCAACCTCGACGTGGTCACCCAGGTGCACACCCTCCACGCCTTCGCCGACGCCATCGTGGCCGACTACGGCCGGTACACCACTGCGTGCGCGGTGCTCGAGACCGCGGAGCGGCTGGCCGGTGAGGAACGCGCACCGGCAGCGCAATTGCACCGACTCACGGTCGGTGCGCTCGAGGCGCTGGCCGGGCACCGCCGTGCCAACCAACTCATCCTCGACGCCTACCTGCTGCGAGCGATGCACTGCGCGGGATGGATGCCGACGTTGGACGTGTGCGCGCGATGTGCGCAGCCGGGGCCGCATCGGGCGTTCCACGTGGCGGCCGGTGGTGCGGTGTGTATCCACTGCCGTCCACCCGGATCGGCCACTCCGTCACCAGGGGTTCTCGATCTGATGGATGCCTTGTTCCGCGGTCAGTGGGAACACACCGCCGAGGCCAGTTCGTCGATGCAGCGCCAGGCAAGCGGACTGACCGCAGCCCATCTCCAATGGCATCTCGAACGTCAGTTGCGAACCCTGCCGCTCATCGAACGCGAAGCACCTCATAGGCTGGTGGACACCGCGTGA